One genomic region from Anabaena sp. PCC 7108 encodes:
- the pyk gene encoding pyruvate kinase — MRRTKIVCTIGPATSSPEKLEALVRAGMNMARLNFSHGAYEDHAQVFHHLRQISKDLHKPIAIMQDLCGPKIRLGKLPPEGLMLEAGTEVTFLLHEKGENIHELPLPLPTLFAMMRCGEPILINDGRVKLTVTTRDADRIRAHVNIGGLISSHKGVNLPATPLPVSSITEKDLMDLRFGIQLGVDWVAVSFVRSPQDLEPARRMIEGAGSKIRLIAKIERAEAVEQLDAILEAADGIMIARGDLGVEVPIYEVPLIQKEIARRCNQAGKPVITATQMLESMISAPDPTRAEATDVANSILDGTDAVMLSGETAMGEYPIAAVQTMHNIALKTETALQEGNRHSWTPTAGSLTVTESVSQAVCRIAYETGAKAILCNTSSGSTAKLVSKYRPSTPIIALTSECTAYRQLALSWGVEPLLIQPVHNAEEMFVNVLDTVVESGLVQEGDKVVITSGVPVGQSGTTSLIKVHSIGQPITA; from the coding sequence ATGCGTCGCACTAAAATTGTTTGTACTATTGGACCTGCTACATCTTCACCTGAGAAGTTAGAAGCTTTGGTAAGGGCGGGAATGAATATGGCGCGGTTGAATTTTTCTCATGGCGCTTATGAAGATCATGCCCAGGTTTTTCATCATTTGCGGCAGATTAGTAAGGATTTACACAAGCCCATTGCGATTATGCAGGATTTGTGTGGTCCAAAGATTCGGTTGGGGAAATTACCACCGGAAGGATTGATGTTAGAAGCTGGGACTGAGGTGACATTTCTCTTACATGAGAAGGGTGAAAATATTCATGAGTTACCCTTGCCTCTACCCACTCTATTCGCAATGATGCGATGTGGTGAACCGATTTTAATTAATGATGGTAGGGTAAAATTAACCGTTACAACTCGTGACGCTGATAGAATTCGCGCTCATGTGAATATTGGTGGTTTGATTTCTTCTCACAAAGGTGTAAATTTACCCGCAACTCCTTTACCTGTAAGTTCAATTACAGAAAAAGATTTAATGGATTTGCGATTTGGGATACAATTAGGAGTAGACTGGGTTGCGGTTTCCTTTGTGCGATCGCCTCAAGACCTCGAACCTGCCCGCCGCATGATTGAAGGGGCTGGCTCAAAAATTCGCCTCATTGCTAAAATCGAACGGGCCGAAGCAGTGGAACAGCTAGATGCTATCCTGGAAGCTGCTGACGGCATTATGATTGCTCGTGGTGATTTAGGGGTGGAAGTACCAATTTATGAAGTCCCTCTGATTCAAAAAGAAATTGCTCGTCGTTGTAATCAAGCTGGTAAACCAGTAATTACAGCTACTCAAATGTTAGAGTCGATGATTAGCGCTCCTGACCCGACTCGCGCTGAAGCTACCGACGTTGCTAACTCGATTTTAGATGGCACAGATGCAGTTATGTTATCTGGAGAAACTGCAATGGGCGAATATCCGATTGCTGCTGTTCAAACCATGCACAATATCGCCTTAAAAACAGAAACAGCACTACAAGAGGGAAATAGACATTCTTGGACTCCGACAGCAGGTAGTCTCACAGTCACAGAATCAGTTTCTCAAGCGGTATGTCGCATTGCTTATGAAACTGGTGCTAAAGCGATTCTCTGTAATACCTCCTCAGGAAGTACAGCCAAATTAGTCTCTAAATATCGTCCCAGCACGCCGATTATTGCGCTTACTTCTGAATGTACTGCTTACCGTCAATTAGCTTTATCTTGGGGTGTAGAACCCTTACTTATTCAACCTGTTCACAATGCTGAAGAAATGTTTGTGAATGTGCTAGATACCGTTGTCGAAAGTGGTTTAGTCCAAGAAGGAGACAAGGTTGTGATTACCTCTGGTGTCCCAGTTGGTCAATCAGGAACAACAAGTTTAATTAAAGTGCATTCTATTGGACAGCCAATTACGGCATGA
- the gap gene encoding type I glyceraldehyde-3-phosphate dehydrogenase, whose amino-acid sequence MTKLKIGINGFGRIGRLVLRAGLTNPNIEFVGINDLVPPDNLAYLLKYDSTHGRLKSKVEAREDGMVIDGHFIPCVSVRNPAELPWAKLGVDYVVESTGLFTDYAGAENHLKAGAKRVVISAPTKEPEKVKTMVMGVNHHLFDPAKDLIVSNASCTTNCLAPIAKVINDNFGLAEGLMTTVHATTATQPTVDGPSKKDWRGGRGAGQNIIPSATGAAKAVALVLPELKGKLTGMAFRVPTPDVSVVDLTFKTTKATIYKEICAAMKKASAGELAGVLGYTDEEVVSTDFQGDTNSSIFDAGAGIELNSNFFKVVSWYDNEWGYSNRVIDLMLSMAQKEGLI is encoded by the coding sequence TTGACGAAGTTGAAAATTGGTATTAATGGATTCGGTCGCATTGGTAGACTTGTGTTACGTGCCGGTCTTACTAACCCCAATATTGAATTTGTAGGAATTAATGATTTAGTTCCACCTGATAATCTCGCTTACCTTTTAAAGTACGACTCTACACACGGTAGATTAAAAAGTAAGGTGGAAGCTAGAGAAGATGGAATGGTTATTGATGGTCATTTTATCCCTTGTGTGTCGGTAAGAAATCCAGCGGAATTGCCTTGGGCTAAATTGGGAGTAGATTATGTTGTTGAATCTACAGGACTGTTCACCGATTACGCTGGGGCTGAAAATCACCTGAAAGCAGGTGCAAAGCGGGTTGTAATTTCTGCACCGACAAAAGAACCTGAAAAGGTAAAAACAATGGTCATGGGTGTAAATCATCACCTATTTGACCCAGCAAAAGACTTAATTGTCTCGAATGCTAGTTGTACTACAAATTGTTTAGCGCCTATTGCTAAAGTCATTAATGATAACTTCGGTTTAGCTGAAGGGTTAATGACTACAGTTCACGCTACAACAGCCACCCAACCCACGGTAGATGGCCCCAGCAAAAAAGATTGGCGCGGTGGACGAGGTGCTGGTCAAAATATTATTCCCTCCGCTACAGGGGCGGCTAAAGCCGTGGCTTTGGTGTTACCAGAGTTGAAAGGTAAGTTAACTGGTATGGCTTTTAGAGTTCCTACTCCTGATGTCTCCGTAGTTGATTTAACTTTCAAAACTACTAAAGCTACTATTTACAAAGAAATCTGTGCGGCGATGAAAAAAGCATCTGCTGGTGAGTTAGCAGGTGTTTTAGGCTATACAGATGAAGAGGTAGTATCTACAGATTTTCAGGGTGATACTAACTCTAGCATCTTCGACGCAGGTGCAGGAATTGAACTTAATTCCAATTTCTTCAAGGTTGTCTCCTGGTATGACAACGAATGGGGTTACTCCAACCGCGTCATTGATTTGATGTTGTCAATGGCACAGAAAGAAGGATTGATTTAG
- a CDS encoding DevA family ABC transporter ATP-binding protein, whose amino-acid sequence MQNLNSSEPVIFVQNLDHYFGTGQLKKQVLFNINLTINTGEIIIMTGPSGSGKTTLLTLAGGLRSAQSGSLKILGKELCKANAKQLTQARRNNGYIFQAHNLHGSLTAIQNVKMGLELHPKISTQEMINRSKAMLEEVGLGNRIDYYPDSLSGGQKQRVAIARALVSQPKIILADEPTAALDKQSGRDVVELMQKLAKEHGCTILLVTHDNRILDVADRIIYMEDGHLIRDGVGAVTA is encoded by the coding sequence ATGCAAAACCTTAATTCTTCAGAACCAGTAATCTTTGTTCAAAATCTCGACCATTATTTCGGAACCGGACAACTCAAAAAACAAGTTTTATTTAATATAAATCTCACCATTAACACAGGTGAAATTATTATCATGACGGGACCATCTGGGTCAGGGAAAACCACTTTATTAACCTTGGCGGGTGGTTTACGATCCGCACAATCTGGAAGTTTAAAAATATTAGGTAAAGAACTATGTAAAGCTAATGCTAAACAACTAACCCAAGCGCGACGAAATAACGGTTATATCTTCCAAGCTCACAATTTACACGGTAGCCTAACTGCAATTCAAAATGTGAAAATGGGTTTAGAATTACATCCGAAAATATCAACCCAAGAAATGATCAATCGTTCCAAAGCAATGCTAGAAGAGGTGGGATTAGGAAATCGAATTGATTACTATCCAGATAGTTTATCAGGGGGACAAAAACAACGAGTTGCGATCGCACGCGCATTAGTCAGTCAACCGAAAATTATCCTAGCAGATGAACCTACAGCCGCACTGGATAAGCAATCGGGACGGGATGTGGTGGAATTAATGCAGAAATTAGCAAAAGAACATGGTTGTACAATTTTACTTGTTACCCATGATAATCGGATTTTAGATGTTGCTGACCGAATTATTTATATGGAAGATGGACATTTAATTAGAGATGGTGTCGGTGCTGTGACTGCGTAA
- a CDS encoding AAA family ATPase: protein MARGETLRKLFKSFSRNEREEFLAAANELIEEERNKNHILLARDLEKLLHNGNGYTKPLAANLAPWNQFPEPPKDKDTGLALLEVKKFDLTWDHIVLSEKIFDILQEIVLENRKQDILAAYNLKPKNKLLFCGPPGCGKTQTAKILSSVLSLPLVYVNLTAVFSSYLGETATNLQKIFTYIEQGEWLVLFDEFDAIARDRDNLNEHGEVKRLVNSLLQLIDNATNQSIFVAATNHEKLLDSAVWRRFDEVIFFDNPTVELRTALLSRYLSGIRYTVINLSTFAEQLENATGADIERICSDAIKAVILRGERTLTADDLEVAIGRFLERQSIIANSK, encoded by the coding sequence ATGGCACGTGGCGAAACCCTTAGAAAACTCTTCAAAAGCTTCTCTCGCAATGAGAGAGAAGAGTTTTTGGCTGCGGCTAACGAACTAATTGAAGAAGAAAGAAATAAAAATCACATCCTGCTGGCTAGAGATTTGGAAAAGCTGCTGCACAATGGAAATGGATACACTAAACCCTTAGCTGCTAACCTAGCTCCCTGGAATCAATTTCCTGAACCACCTAAAGATAAGGATACTGGACTTGCCTTACTTGAGGTAAAGAAGTTCGATCTGACATGGGATCACATTGTCCTGAGTGAAAAAATTTTCGATATTCTGCAAGAAATTGTTCTCGAAAACCGTAAACAAGACATCCTTGCAGCCTATAACCTCAAGCCCAAAAATAAACTGCTCTTTTGTGGACCACCGGGTTGTGGTAAAACCCAAACCGCAAAAATTCTCTCTAGTGTTTTGAGTCTACCCCTTGTTTACGTCAACCTAACAGCCGTATTCTCTTCTTACTTAGGTGAAACAGCAACTAATCTTCAGAAAATTTTTACCTACATTGAACAAGGAGAATGGTTGGTTTTGTTCGATGAATTTGATGCGATCGCTCGTGATCGAGATAACTTAAATGAACATGGTGAAGTCAAACGTCTAGTCAATAGCTTGTTACAACTCATTGATAATGCAACCAATCAAAGTATATTTGTTGCAGCCACTAATCACGAGAAACTACTGGATAGTGCAGTTTGGCGACGATTTGATGAGGTGATTTTTTTTGATAATCCAACAGTTGAACTACGGACGGCTCTTTTAAGTCGTTATTTGTCTGGTATCCGTTATACTGTGATTAATCTATCTACTTTTGCAGAACAGCTAGAAAATGCTACAGGAGCAGATATAGAACGTATTTGTTCTGATGCAATTAAAGCTGTAATTCTACGGGGAGAGCGTACCTTGACTGCTGATGATTTAGAAGTTGCAATAGGACGTTTTTTAGAAAGGCAAAGTATAATAGCAAACTCAAAATAA
- the devC gene encoding ABC transporter permease DevC: protein MIGLIQKLQRRTPLGWLQLNHNRSRLLVALSGIAFADVLIFMQLGFQNALYDSNTTLNRAVLADIVLISPQSRNMQNMSTFSRRRLFQAADVQGVKSAEPMYIGLVTWKNPQTRRKTTVQAIAFNPDQPALNIPEVNAQLDKIKLPDNFLFDRGARGDYDQVFSQIDAGQSVSTEIEKRTINISGLFKLGASFGADGTIISSDENFLRIFPRRQVGSINLGLISIQPGYEVEQVAAALKSHLKDNEDVKVFTKQEFIKFEEAFWKKESPIGFIFTLGVSMGFIVGVIIVYQVLSTDVNAHLKEYATFKAMGYQNSYLLGVIFEEAIILAALGFIPGFIVPLGIYQLARNATNLPIYMTLTRALIVLILTIIMCTISGTIATSKLQSADPADMF from the coding sequence ATGATAGGATTAATTCAAAAACTCCAAAGACGCACACCCCTGGGATGGTTGCAACTCAACCATAATAGAAGTCGCTTGTTAGTTGCTTTATCAGGTATTGCTTTTGCAGATGTACTGATTTTTATGCAGCTTGGCTTTCAAAATGCCTTGTATGACAGCAATACCACCTTAAACCGGGCTGTGCTTGCAGATATCGTTCTCATAAGTCCGCAAAGCCGGAATATGCAAAATATGTCCACTTTTTCCCGGAGAAGACTGTTTCAAGCTGCTGATGTCCAAGGTGTAAAATCAGCAGAACCCATGTATATCGGATTAGTTACCTGGAAAAATCCCCAAACACGACGCAAAACCACAGTCCAAGCAATAGCCTTTAATCCTGATCAACCTGCATTAAATATACCAGAAGTCAATGCCCAATTAGATAAAATTAAATTACCAGATAACTTTCTTTTTGATCGTGGTGCAAGAGGAGATTATGATCAAGTTTTTAGCCAAATAGACGCAGGTCAAAGTGTTTCCACAGAAATAGAAAAACGGACAATTAATATTAGTGGATTATTTAAATTAGGAGCTTCATTTGGTGCAGATGGAACGATAATTTCTAGTGACGAAAACTTTTTACGCATCTTTCCTAGAAGACAAGTAGGAAGTATCAATTTGGGCTTAATTTCCATTCAACCAGGATATGAAGTAGAACAGGTAGCAGCAGCCTTAAAATCACACCTGAAAGATAATGAAGATGTGAAAGTTTTCACTAAACAAGAATTTATTAAATTTGAAGAAGCATTTTGGAAAAAAGAAAGCCCCATCGGTTTTATTTTCACACTAGGTGTATCAATGGGATTTATTGTTGGTGTAATTATTGTTTACCAAGTTCTCTCCACAGATGTAAATGCCCATCTCAAAGAATACGCTACTTTTAAAGCAATGGGATATCAAAACTCATATTTATTAGGTGTAATTTTTGAAGAAGCAATAATTTTAGCAGCATTGGGTTTTATTCCCGGATTCATAGTACCTTTAGGAATTTATCAGTTAGCAAGAAACGCCACCAACTTACCGATATACATGACATTAACGAGAGCCTTAATAGTCCTAATTTTAACAATTATCATGTGTACAATTTCCGGGACAATAGCTACTAGTAAACTACAATCAGCAGATCCAGCAGATATGTTTTAA
- a CDS encoding ABC exporter membrane fusion protein, protein MVRDVTPKDSVFLKPSSRQLIMLTAAIAMTILGIKGYRFSQLQPKTAAIQATQVTTPQIKTVTALGRIEPKGTVIKLSAPASSQSSRVEKLLVKEGDKVKNGQVIAILDNRPRLQAAYQEAQAAVKVAQVNLDKVQEGAKVGEINAQKAEIARIEAQKLGDETGQRQAVSRLEAQWQGETTAQQATINRLQAELKNAQVELQRYQQLYQDGAISQSLFDTKRLTFDTITQQLSEARANLNRIDSTGRKQISEAKTALTRINATGSKQITSAQATLNQIAEIRPVDVAAAKAEVGRTIAAAEQAKANLDQAYVKAPQDGVIFDIYTRAGEVVSNDGIVEIGQTKQMYAVVEVYQSDIKKITPQQKVKMSTNSIPGELQGTVDWVGWKVQRQNVINSDPSENIDSRVVEVHVQLDETSSEKAAKFTNLQVKAVISL, encoded by the coding sequence ATGGTGCGTGATGTAACACCCAAAGATTCCGTATTTTTAAAACCTAGTTCCCGTCAGCTAATAATGCTGACAGCAGCTATAGCTATGACAATTTTGGGAATCAAAGGGTATAGATTTTCACAACTTCAACCAAAAACCGCTGCAATCCAAGCTACCCAAGTAACTACACCGCAAATTAAGACGGTGACAGCATTAGGGAGAATTGAACCCAAGGGAACAGTAATTAAACTTTCCGCACCGGCTTCTAGTCAAAGCAGCCGAGTAGAGAAACTTTTGGTCAAAGAAGGGGATAAAGTCAAAAATGGGCAGGTAATAGCCATTTTAGATAATCGTCCCCGTCTCCAAGCCGCTTACCAAGAAGCCCAAGCAGCAGTGAAAGTTGCCCAGGTAAACTTAGATAAAGTTCAAGAGGGCGCGAAAGTAGGAGAAATAAATGCACAAAAAGCTGAAATTGCCAGAATAGAAGCGCAAAAGCTCGGAGATGAAACCGGACAAAGGCAAGCAGTTTCGAGATTAGAAGCACAATGGCAAGGTGAGACAACTGCACAACAAGCAACAATTAATAGACTCCAAGCCGAACTCAAAAATGCTCAAGTAGAACTGCAACGCTATCAGCAACTTTACCAAGATGGGGCAATTTCTCAGTCATTATTTGATACCAAACGTCTCACCTTTGATACTATTACCCAACAATTGAGTGAAGCCAGAGCTAACCTCAATCGTATTGATAGCACGGGACGCAAGCAAATTAGCGAAGCCAAAACCGCGCTCACCCGAATTAATGCCACAGGTAGCAAACAAATTACCTCTGCCCAAGCCACCTTAAACCAAATAGCCGAAATCCGTCCGGTAGACGTAGCCGCAGCCAAAGCCGAAGTTGGCCGCACCATAGCCGCAGCCGAACAAGCAAAAGCAAATTTAGATCAAGCTTATGTGAAAGCACCTCAAGATGGTGTCATATTTGATATCTACACCCGTGCTGGTGAAGTAGTATCCAATGATGGCATCGTTGAAATTGGGCAAACCAAACAGATGTATGCAGTTGTAGAAGTTTACCAAAGTGATATCAAGAAAATTACTCCTCAGCAAAAAGTAAAAATGTCTACTAACTCTATTCCAGGGGAGTTACAAGGAACAGTAGATTGGGTTGGTTGGAAAGTACAACGGCAAAATGTGATCAATTCTGACCCTAGTGAAAATATTGATTCTAGAGTAGTAGAAGTTCATGTGCAGCTAGATGAGACATCAAGTGAGAAAGCAGCAAAATTTACCAATTTGCAAGTTAAGGCAGTAATTTCACTATGA
- a CDS encoding S8 family peptidase, with amino-acid sequence MSNYLLDQISGLTEPKQEKSNPFRLDPKLIFKIKLTKKGSIEDKDLIRTGLDILAIEPDKAIVVFSSDLELTEFRRRLKNYSQIIEGNKYEYLGAIDDLVPLEREDRIGRLLELKPVQPGELAALDLELWHTGDRKEMKVSLEHIAERLEDFSSDTAPMRMSDSYVGEYLCIARIKVTHEVLELLLKEKIVKEIDRPPQPAFEITADYNLPISSFPEVIPPPKKNCGILVIDSGVQRGHPLIAPVLNKADVFPDPEQKLIKGGANDVNGHGTSVSGIAIYGDVENGIKKRSFDPTVWLFSARVTDENCQYYEDLLLETQLDQAIHAFVDQYPNCKVINISLGNAEQIYRDGMKQFRLAAKIDEIAYQYQKENKNIIFVISAGNTNPPHEEAKSDEQLITDYPNYLLNQNARIIDPATSAIALTVGSLSYGHGSMTEPADVRRQAIAKLPGYPSPFTRTGFGVDGMIKPDVVDFGGDLALDLSYREGLDLPKVSQLGDNVAGVSVVTFSKNFQSSLFHICSGTSFAAPRVANIAAQLFTKYPNASSNLIRALIVNSAVLPKEIPDEFSKGTESQKIKKQLQIYGYGQTDLERAMYSAENYVVLSEDNIFIPVGKFHIYEIPQLPEEFFDIEGTRTLSVTLAFDPPTRPTRGDSYLGVTMEFNIFKGIDKQSVINAYVDASKTDKPDEFAEISIQNLNKKHPNRSITIDLSPGSNLRKKGTVQRGQTQLKSGAKKYNNLPMTLVVSCNRKWANADEIPIQRYALVVNISHSDPQVNLYNRLQLKVDEIDLRERNRARV; translated from the coding sequence TTGTCCAATTACTTATTAGATCAAATTTCTGGACTGACTGAGCCGAAACAGGAAAAAAGCAACCCTTTCCGTCTTGATCCAAAATTAATTTTTAAGATCAAACTGACTAAAAAAGGATCTATTGAAGATAAAGATTTGATTAGAACAGGATTAGATATTTTAGCAATTGAGCCTGATAAAGCTATAGTTGTCTTCTCGTCTGATCTAGAGTTAACAGAATTTAGGAGACGTTTAAAAAATTACAGTCAAATTATAGAAGGTAACAAATATGAATATTTAGGGGCAATTGATGATTTAGTCCCCCTTGAACGTGAAGATCGGATTGGTCGTTTGTTAGAGTTAAAGCCTGTACAACCAGGTGAACTTGCAGCTTTAGATTTGGAACTCTGGCACACAGGCGATCGCAAAGAAATGAAAGTGTCTTTAGAACATATCGCCGAAAGGTTAGAAGACTTTTCTAGCGATACCGCTCCTATGAGAATGAGTGATAGCTATGTTGGTGAATATCTGTGTATAGCTCGAATTAAAGTCACTCACGAAGTTTTAGAACTTTTACTAAAAGAAAAAATCGTCAAAGAAATTGATCGTCCTCCCCAACCTGCATTTGAGATAACTGCCGATTATAATTTACCAATTTCCAGTTTTCCTGAAGTTATTCCTCCACCTAAAAAGAATTGCGGCATTCTAGTTATAGATTCAGGTGTGCAAAGAGGTCATCCATTAATTGCTCCTGTACTGAATAAAGCTGATGTATTTCCAGATCCAGAACAGAAATTAATAAAAGGTGGTGCAAATGATGTAAATGGACACGGTACAAGTGTTTCTGGCATTGCTATCTATGGAGATGTTGAAAACGGTATTAAAAAACGGTCATTTGATCCAACAGTTTGGTTATTTTCTGCTCGTGTAACAGATGAAAATTGTCAGTATTATGAGGATCTTCTTTTAGAAACTCAACTAGATCAAGCTATTCATGCTTTTGTGGATCAGTATCCTAACTGCAAAGTAATTAATATCTCATTAGGAAATGCTGAACAAATTTATAGAGATGGGATGAAGCAGTTTCGATTAGCAGCAAAAATAGATGAAATTGCTTATCAATACCAAAAGGAAAACAAAAACATTATTTTTGTAATTTCAGCAGGAAATACTAACCCACCTCATGAAGAGGCTAAATCAGATGAGCAATTAATAACTGACTACCCAAATTATTTACTGAATCAGAATGCTCGAATTATTGATCCAGCAACTTCTGCGATCGCACTAACTGTAGGTTCTTTATCCTATGGACATGGTAGTATGACCGAACCTGCGGATGTGCGTCGTCAGGCGATCGCAAAATTACCAGGATATCCTTCTCCCTTTACCAGAACTGGTTTTGGAGTAGATGGAATGATTAAACCTGATGTTGTAGATTTTGGTGGAGATTTAGCATTAGACCTCAGTTATCGAGAAGGTTTAGATTTGCCTAAAGTTAGTCAATTAGGAGATAATGTTGCTGGGGTTTCTGTTGTTACTTTCTCCAAAAATTTCCAAAGTTCTTTATTTCACATCTGTAGTGGTACAAGTTTTGCTGCACCTCGTGTAGCAAACATTGCTGCTCAACTCTTTACAAAATATCCAAATGCCAGTTCTAACCTCATTCGAGCATTAATTGTTAACTCTGCGGTACTTCCCAAAGAAATTCCAGATGAATTTAGTAAGGGTACAGAATCTCAAAAAATTAAAAAGCAGCTACAAATCTATGGCTATGGACAGACTGATTTAGAACGTGCAATGTATTCTGCTGAAAACTATGTTGTTCTATCAGAAGATAATATTTTTATTCCAGTAGGCAAGTTTCATATTTATGAAATTCCCCAACTACCAGAGGAATTTTTTGATATAGAAGGTACTCGTACACTATCAGTTACCTTGGCATTTGATCCTCCAACTCGTCCAACTCGTGGCGATTCATATTTAGGGGTAACAATGGAATTTAATATTTTTAAAGGTATAGATAAGCAAAGTGTCATCAACGCTTATGTAGATGCAAGTAAAACAGATAAACCTGATGAATTTGCAGAAATATCAATCCAAAATTTGAATAAAAAACATCCAAACCGTAGTATCACTATTGATTTATCTCCAGGTTCTAATCTCCGTAAGAAAGGAACTGTACAAAGAGGACAAACACAACTAAAGTCAGGAGCTAAAAAATATAACAATTTACCTATGACTCTGGTGGTGAGTTGTAATCGTAAATGGGCAAATGCAGATGAAATTCCAATACAACGTTATGCTTTAGTCGTTAACATTAGTCATTCCGATCCTCAAGTTAATTTATATAATCGTCTGCAACTCAAGGTTGATGAGATTGATCTAAGAGAAAGAAACCGAGCAAGGGTTTAA
- a CDS encoding TetR/AcrR family transcriptional regulator: protein MRKKSKEVEESPVERFLLVEKVDAILAGAMQEFLAHGYAATTMDKVTAAAGVSKTTVYSYFQDKEGLFTALIERLAQQKYLAVYNPQDPQFLAGEPEIVLRRIANKILDNIACSQESLNFVRLVIAESGRFPSLAQIFVRNLDKTGLQAITQYFATHPELQLPDAQVAARIFLGTLVYFTIIQYMLHGADILPMERDRLIDNLVNLITSNKIDIHGNKYSGTRHKSPRRKRTAGGKFQADYGDESKKLRSIRLTDTAWAKLDELAQANNLTRSEMIEIFARQGFGSEG from the coding sequence ATGCGAAAAAAGAGCAAAGAAGTCGAAGAAAGTCCTGTGGAAAGATTCCTGTTAGTAGAAAAAGTTGATGCGATCTTGGCTGGTGCAATGCAGGAATTTCTAGCGCACGGCTACGCTGCGACAACAATGGATAAGGTGACAGCAGCCGCTGGGGTATCGAAAACAACTGTATATAGCTACTTTCAAGATAAGGAAGGGTTATTTACTGCACTGATTGAACGATTAGCACAGCAGAAATATTTAGCTGTTTATAACCCTCAAGATCCGCAATTTCTCGCAGGAGAACCAGAAATAGTTTTGCGTCGGATCGCCAACAAGATTTTAGATAACATTGCTTGTTCCCAAGAATCACTGAATTTTGTCAGGTTAGTTATTGCTGAATCAGGGCGTTTTCCCTCATTAGCACAGATTTTTGTCCGTAATTTAGATAAAACTGGGTTACAGGCAATTACTCAGTATTTTGCCACCCATCCAGAATTACAGTTACCAGATGCACAGGTAGCAGCACGGATTTTTCTGGGGACTTTGGTGTATTTTACGATTATTCAGTATATGTTACATGGTGCGGATATTTTACCAATGGAGCGCGATCGCTTGATTGATAATCTGGTCAATTTAATTACCAGTAATAAAATAGATATACATGGCAATAAGTATTCAGGAACAAGGCATAAATCACCCAGACGCAAGCGTACAGCAGGGGGTAAATTTCAGGCTGATTATGGTGATGAGTCTAAAAAATTGCGTTCTATCCGGCTGACAGATACCGCTTGGGCAAAATTGGATGAATTAGCCCAAGCAAATAATTTGACCCGCAGCGAGATGATTGAAATCTTTGCTCGTCAGGGCTTTGGTTCGGAGGGGTAA